Proteins encoded together in one Alteribacter keqinensis window:
- a CDS encoding aspartate aminotransferase family protein, with translation MAIHHFSHPLPQFFNKTKESYRIYCESEKHMPGGVTANIKHFSPYPIVMKHGIGPTLTDVDNNEYVDYLMSYGALALGHGHPRIQQALQQQILTDGTYLFGAPHELETTFAKKIKEYIPSMELLRYTNSGTEATLLALRLAYAFTGKTKVAKFEGHYHGGYNEMLYSINPDEKKAGPIEEPVTVPESAGLLPGGDANTIILPFNHPEACERLLKKHSRELAAVIIEPVQGGFIPADQEFITRLRKVTEEEGIVLIFDEVKTGFRSSLGGAQNVYQVTPDLTTLGKVVGGGFPFGIVGGKKEIMDVSSPKTGSDVFDTMQSKGSSAEETLFHSGTYNGHPMILGAGLATIELLESEFRNTLTLANELRNELESFFKQKAVPMKTIGMGTIFNLVFTNQAVKNYRDMSKTNLFFRKELDLHLINEGIYTKPLNRYSIATVHGDRELKKTMDALHYVFTNRLTGS, from the coding sequence ATGGCAATTCATCATTTTTCACATCCCCTGCCCCAATTTTTCAATAAAACGAAAGAGTCATACCGGATCTATTGTGAGAGTGAAAAACATATGCCCGGAGGGGTAACGGCGAATATTAAACATTTTTCTCCATATCCGATCGTCATGAAGCATGGCATCGGTCCGACACTGACGGATGTTGATAATAACGAGTATGTAGACTATTTAATGTCGTATGGCGCATTGGCTCTGGGGCACGGTCATCCCCGGATACAACAGGCACTTCAGCAGCAAATACTTACAGATGGCACGTACTTATTTGGAGCACCTCATGAACTTGAAACAACATTCGCAAAAAAAATAAAGGAGTACATTCCATCAATGGAACTTCTCCGCTATACAAACTCAGGAACAGAGGCGACACTCCTGGCACTGAGGCTTGCTTATGCTTTCACGGGAAAAACAAAAGTGGCGAAGTTTGAAGGACATTACCACGGCGGCTATAATGAGATGCTCTACAGTATTAATCCGGATGAGAAAAAAGCAGGGCCTATAGAAGAACCGGTAACGGTTCCGGAATCCGCAGGCCTTTTGCCAGGCGGCGATGCCAATACGATTATCCTGCCATTTAATCATCCTGAAGCTTGTGAGCGGCTGCTGAAAAAACATAGCCGGGAACTCGCTGCTGTAATCATTGAACCTGTCCAGGGAGGATTTATCCCTGCAGATCAAGAATTTATAACAAGGCTGAGAAAAGTCACGGAAGAAGAGGGGATCGTCCTTATTTTCGACGAAGTAAAAACCGGTTTCAGGTCATCGCTGGGAGGAGCCCAGAATGTCTATCAGGTCACTCCCGACCTCACAACTCTCGGAAAAGTGGTGGGCGGAGGTTTTCCGTTCGGCATTGTCGGCGGGAAAAAAGAAATTATGGACGTTTCCAGCCCGAAGACGGGAAGCGATGTATTTGATACAATGCAAAGTAAAGGATCATCTGCAGAAGAAACCTTGTTTCACAGCGGAACCTATAATGGCCACCCAATGATTTTAGGGGCAGGACTTGCGACCATTGAACTGCTGGAATCGGAATTCAGGAATACCTTAACCTTAGCGAATGAGCTCAGAAACGAGCTTGAATCATTCTTCAAACAAAAAGCCGTACCGATGAAAACGATTGGAATGGGAACCATCTTTAATCTTGTGTTTACAAATCAGGCGGTTAAAAACTACAGAGATATGAGTAAAACCAATCTTTTTTTCAGAAAAGAACTGGACTTACACCTAATAAATGAGGGCATTTATACAAAGCCTTTGAACAGGTACAGTATTGCTACCGTTCACGGTGACCGTGAGCTGAAAAAAACAATGGATGCTTTGCATTACGTGTTTACAAACAGACTCACCGGATCGTAA